A window from Primulina huaijiensis isolate GDHJ02 chromosome 11, ASM1229523v2, whole genome shotgun sequence encodes these proteins:
- the LOC140988231 gene encoding squalene epoxidase 3-like isoform X3 produces MRRIPAVAELHFASIYITTISTCIQHNNISSNYRSSVHLIDYKMVVDQYIVGGLIALLFVFIFKRIIGLKTRYKDRCVDSSITARHAETGGEADIIIVGAGVSGAALAYTLGKQEGRRVHVIERDLSEPDRIVGEFLQPGGYLQLVEMGLEDCVGHIDAQRVFGFALYKDGRNAVLSFPLDKVGLNSYGRSFHNGRFIQRMREKAATLSKLEQGTVTSLIEEEGVVKGVQYKNKIGREMTDYAPLTIVCDGCFSNLRRFLCTPKVENQSFFIGLILENCELPFANHGHVILGDPSPILFYAISSTEIRCLVEIPGKKVPSIANGEMANYLKTVVAPQIPPRLHDFFNAAIDKGNIKTMPTRSMSANPHRTPGALLMGDAFNMRHPLTGGGMTVALSDVIILRDLLKPIHDLRNATTLMKYLESFYTLRKPVASTINILAGTAYKVFCEPPDQERQEIRRACFAYLSLGGIFSNGPVSLLSGLNPHPISLVPHFFALAFYGFGRLLLPIPSPKRIWLGAKFLLGASKFVLPIIKAEGVIQTLFHATFPAFYKAPSLD; encoded by the exons ATGAGAAGAATCCCTGCCGTTGCTGAACTGCACTTTGCCTCCATATATATCACCACCATATCAACTTGTATACAACACAATAATATTTCTTCGAACTATCGATCATCTGTACATTTGATCGATTATAAAATGGTGGTGGATCAGTATATTGTCGGTGGTTTGATTGCTCTGTTGTTCGTATTCATTTTTAAGAGAATCATAGGGTTGAAGACAAGATATAAAGATAGGTGCGTCGACAGCTCCATCACGGCCCGGCATGCTGAGACAGGCGGAGAGGCTGACATTATCATCGTGGGAGCTGGCGTGTCCGGGGCGGCTCTGGCTTATACTCTTGGCAAG CAGGAGGGTCGCCGAGTTCATGTCATTGAAAGAGACTTAAGCGAGCCAGATCGTATAGTTGGGGAATTTCTACAGCCTGGAGGGTACCTACAATTAGTTGAGATGGGTTTAGAAG ATTGTGTTGGTCATATTGACGCTCAACGAGTTTTTGGATTTGCCCTTTACAAGGATGGCAGAAATGCAGTGCTATCTTTTCCCTTGGACAAAGTTGGCTTAAATTCCTACGGGAGAAGTTTTCATAATGGCCGTTTCAtacagaggatgagagaaaagGCTGCCACTCTTTCAAA ACTCGAACAAGGAACGGTGACGTCCTTGATTGAGGAAGAGGGTGTGGTTAAAGGAGTGCAATACAAAAACAAGATTGGCCGAGAAATGACAGATTATGCTCCTCTAACCATTGTTTGTGATGGTTGTTTTTCAAACTTGAGACGCTTTCTCTGCACTCCCAAG GTGGaaaaccagtcttttttcaTTGGTTTGATCCTGGAGAATTGCGAGCTACCATTTGCTAATCATGGGCATGTAATTCTTGGAGATCCGTCACCGATCTTGTTTTATGCGATCAGCAGTACTGAGATCCGTTGTTTGGTTGAAATCCCCGGAAAGAAGGTGCCTTCCATTGCCAACGGTGAAATGGCTAATTACTTGAAGACAGTGGTGGCTCCGCAG ATTCCACCACGGCTGCATGATTTCTTTAATGCTGCGATTGATAAAGGAAACATAAAAACCATGCCAACCAGAAGCATGTCTGCGAATCCTCATCGCACTCCTGGTGCACTTTTGATGGGAGACGCCTTTAACATGCGTCATCCTCTAACCGGAGGAGGAATGACAGTCGCTCTATCAGATGTTATCATTCTTCGTGATCTTCTTAAACCTATACATGATTTACGCAACGCAACTACACTAATGAAGTATCTTGAATCCTTCTACACCCTTAGGAAG CCTGTGGCATCTACAATTAACATATTAGCTGGAACTGCTTATAAAGTTTTTTGTGAACCTCCAGACCAAGAAAGGCAGGAAATACGACGGGCCTGTTTCGCCTATTTGAGTCTTGGAGGCATTTTCTCCAATGGCCCTGTGTCTTTGCTTTCTGGTCTGAATCCACACCCTATAAGCCTCGTTCCCCATTTCTTCGCTCTTGCTTTCTATGGCTTTGGCCGATTATTGCTGCCGATTCCTTCTCCAAAAAGGATTTGGTTGGGAGCTAAATTTCTCTTG GGCGCATCGAAATTTGTTTTGCCAATAATAAAGGCAGAGGGAGTCATACAAACCCTCTTCCATGCTACTTTTCCAGCGTTCTACAAAGCTCCCTCGCTTGATTAA
- the LOC140987781 gene encoding uncharacterized protein: protein MDLETENRIAAILLKEAAELRRQAQSEGSLAYLRQPAVRSRPNSRFLTATVLGVQQANRVVEVNEMWRLREKQLELDSRLRGKRHESASGRGRGDIFESQSSSNTSRDEMEPNASASDSSKTRTFHDRIAIEGEGLKDDEVDEFLQSRTKRGRGAVGSRMDETGPYLSSSPDSKRFLSKSPDEELGKCRVLLGPEKPVSLKYIESSDDESLRSKKRKAKKMGLSKHHSKKHKSREELKEKTKKKKKTRVDEKKRKHSI, encoded by the exons ATGGATTTGGAAACAGAAAATAGAATTGCTGCCATACTTTTGAAGGAGGCAGCGGAATTGCGTCGTCAAGCTCAGTCCGAAGGTAGTCTTGCCTATCTTCGGCAGCCCGCTGTTAGGAGTAGACCAAACTCCCGTTTCTTGACAGCAACTGTACTTGGTGTGCAACAAG CCAATCGTGTTGTTGAGGTAAATGAGATGTGGCGTCTGAGGGAGAAACAGCTGGAGCTGGACTCTAGACTTAGAGGGAAAAGACATGAAAGTGCCAGTGGGAGAGGTCGTGGTGATATTTTTGAATCTCAAAGTAGTTCGAATACTAGCCGCGATGAAATGGAACCAAATGCAAGTGCTTCAGATTCATCCAAGACAAGAACTTTTCATGATCGAATTGCAATTGAAGGTGAAGGTTTGAAGGATGACGAGGTGGATGAGTTTTTACAATCAAG GACCAAGCGAGGCAGGGGTGCGGTTGGCTCAAGAATGGATGAAACCGGTCCTTATCTTTCTTCATCTCCTGATTCTAAAAGATTTCTATCAAAAAGCCCTGACGAGGAACTTGGAAAATGTCGTGTTTTGCTTGGCCCAGAAAAGCCTGTTTCGCTAAAGTATATTGAATCATCAGATGATGAATCCCTTCGAAGTAAGAAGCGGAAAGCAAAGAAGATGGGCCTAAGCAAGCATCACTCCAAGAAACACAAATCAAGAGAGGAGTTGAAAGAAAAGactaagaagaagaagaagacgcgggtggatgagaaaaagagaaagCACAGCATATGA
- the LOC140988231 gene encoding squalene epoxidase 3-like isoform X2: protein MRRIPAVAELHFASIYITTISTCIQHNNISSNYRSSVHLIDYKMVVDQYIVGGLIALLFVFIFKRIIGLKTRYKDRCVDSSITARHAETGGEADIIIVGAGVSGAALAYTLGKEGRRVHVIERDLSEPDRIVGEFLQPGGYLQLVEMGLEDCVGHIDAQRVFGFALYKDGRNAVLSFPLDKVGLNSYGRSFHNGRFIQRMREKAATLSNIRLEQGTVTSLIEEEGVVKGVQYKNKIGREMTDYAPLTIVCDGCFSNLRRFLCTPKVENQSFFIGLILENCELPFANHGHVILGDPSPILFYAISSTEIRCLVEIPGKKVPSIANGEMANYLKTVVAPQIPPRLHDFFNAAIDKGNIKTMPTRSMSANPHRTPGALLMGDAFNMRHPLTGGGMTVALSDVIILRDLLKPIHDLRNATTLMKYLESFYTLRKPVASTINILAGTAYKVFCEPPDQERQEIRRACFAYLSLGGIFSNGPVSLLSGLNPHPISLVPHFFALAFYGFGRLLLPIPSPKRIWLGAKFLLGASKFVLPIIKAEGVIQTLFHATFPAFYKAPSLD from the exons ATGAGAAGAATCCCTGCCGTTGCTGAACTGCACTTTGCCTCCATATATATCACCACCATATCAACTTGTATACAACACAATAATATTTCTTCGAACTATCGATCATCTGTACATTTGATCGATTATAAAATGGTGGTGGATCAGTATATTGTCGGTGGTTTGATTGCTCTGTTGTTCGTATTCATTTTTAAGAGAATCATAGGGTTGAAGACAAGATATAAAGATAGGTGCGTCGACAGCTCCATCACGGCCCGGCATGCTGAGACAGGCGGAGAGGCTGACATTATCATCGTGGGAGCTGGCGTGTCCGGGGCGGCTCTGGCTTATACTCTTGGCAAG GAGGGTCGCCGAGTTCATGTCATTGAAAGAGACTTAAGCGAGCCAGATCGTATAGTTGGGGAATTTCTACAGCCTGGAGGGTACCTACAATTAGTTGAGATGGGTTTAGAAG ATTGTGTTGGTCATATTGACGCTCAACGAGTTTTTGGATTTGCCCTTTACAAGGATGGCAGAAATGCAGTGCTATCTTTTCCCTTGGACAAAGTTGGCTTAAATTCCTACGGGAGAAGTTTTCATAATGGCCGTTTCAtacagaggatgagagaaaagGCTGCCACTCTTTCAAA TATTAGACTCGAACAAGGAACGGTGACGTCCTTGATTGAGGAAGAGGGTGTGGTTAAAGGAGTGCAATACAAAAACAAGATTGGCCGAGAAATGACAGATTATGCTCCTCTAACCATTGTTTGTGATGGTTGTTTTTCAAACTTGAGACGCTTTCTCTGCACTCCCAAG GTGGaaaaccagtcttttttcaTTGGTTTGATCCTGGAGAATTGCGAGCTACCATTTGCTAATCATGGGCATGTAATTCTTGGAGATCCGTCACCGATCTTGTTTTATGCGATCAGCAGTACTGAGATCCGTTGTTTGGTTGAAATCCCCGGAAAGAAGGTGCCTTCCATTGCCAACGGTGAAATGGCTAATTACTTGAAGACAGTGGTGGCTCCGCAG ATTCCACCACGGCTGCATGATTTCTTTAATGCTGCGATTGATAAAGGAAACATAAAAACCATGCCAACCAGAAGCATGTCTGCGAATCCTCATCGCACTCCTGGTGCACTTTTGATGGGAGACGCCTTTAACATGCGTCATCCTCTAACCGGAGGAGGAATGACAGTCGCTCTATCAGATGTTATCATTCTTCGTGATCTTCTTAAACCTATACATGATTTACGCAACGCAACTACACTAATGAAGTATCTTGAATCCTTCTACACCCTTAGGAAG CCTGTGGCATCTACAATTAACATATTAGCTGGAACTGCTTATAAAGTTTTTTGTGAACCTCCAGACCAAGAAAGGCAGGAAATACGACGGGCCTGTTTCGCCTATTTGAGTCTTGGAGGCATTTTCTCCAATGGCCCTGTGTCTTTGCTTTCTGGTCTGAATCCACACCCTATAAGCCTCGTTCCCCATTTCTTCGCTCTTGCTTTCTATGGCTTTGGCCGATTATTGCTGCCGATTCCTTCTCCAAAAAGGATTTGGTTGGGAGCTAAATTTCTCTTG GGCGCATCGAAATTTGTTTTGCCAATAATAAAGGCAGAGGGAGTCATACAAACCCTCTTCCATGCTACTTTTCCAGCGTTCTACAAAGCTCCCTCGCTTGATTAA
- the LOC140988232 gene encoding LL-diaminopimelate aminotransferase, chloroplastic-like isoform X2 — protein MSVIQQNLSTSMASSASIFIANYSFENNKSTNISIPGKFKAVVKCVAAPERTAYKTKVSRNENMAKLQAGYLFPEIARRKAAHMLKHPDAQVISLGIGDTTEPIPEVITSAMSKQLRASIASTYYADLGLDESDIFVSDGAKSDISRLQVLFGSKVRIAVQDPSYPAYVDSSVILGQTGLFQKDIEQFEKIEYMKCTPENGFFPDLSTVGRTDVIFFCSPNNPTGYAASRDQLTRLVQFAKENGSIIVYDSAYAMYVSDDSPRSIFEIPGAKEVALEVSSFSKYAGFTGVRLGWTAVPKELLYSDGFPVAKDFNRIVCTCFNGASNIAQAGGVACVSPEGIKAMHEVVGFYKENTSIIVDTFDSLGFKVYGGKNAPYVWVYFPGQSSWDVFSEILERTDVVVTPGSGFGPGGEGFIRVSAFGHRENVLEACERFKQLYK, from the exons ATGTCTGTAATTCAACAGAATCTTTCCACATCTATGGCCTCTTCTGCCTCCATTTTCATCGCGAACTACAGCTTCGAGAACAACAA GTCCACGAATATTTCGATTCCTGGAAAATTTAAAGCGGTCGTGAAATGTGTTGCCGCGCCTGAGAGAACAG CTTACAAGACGAAAGTATCTCGCAACGAAAACATGGCTAAACTTCAAGCTGGCTACCTCTTCCCGGAG ATTGCCAGAAGAAAAGCTGCACACATGTTGAAACATCCTGATGCTCAGGTAATCAGCCTTGGAATTGGGGACACCACCGAGCCCATTccggaagttataacttctgcCATGTCGAAG CAATTGAGAGCTTCCATTGCATCAACCTATTATGCAGACCTTGGCTTAGACGAAAGTGATATTTTTGTCTCCGACGGCGCAAAAAGTGACATTTCTCGCCTTCAg GTTCTTTTCGGATCTAAGGTGAGGATAGCTGTTCAAGACCCATCATACCCG GCGTATGTGGATTCAAGCGTAATTTTGGGTCAGACTGGGCTATTTCAGAAGGACATTGAGCAGTTTGAAAAAATTGAATACATGAAATGCACCCCAGAAAACGGTTTTTTCCCTGATTTATCCACCGTTGGTCGGACCGATGTCATATTTTTCTGTTCACCCAATAATCCAACTGGTTATGCTGCCTCAAGAGACCAGCTGACAAGACTTGTACAGTTTGCTAAAGAAAATGGATCAATCATAGTCTATGACTCTGCTTATGCTATGTATGTATCTGATGATAGTCCAAGATCCATTTTTGAAATACCTGGAGCTAAAGAG GTTGCGCTCGAAGTTTCTTCCTTTTCCAAGTATGCTGGTTTCACTGGAGTTCGTCTTGGTTGGACTGCAGTTCCAAAAGAGCTCCTGTATTCTGATGGATTTCCTGTGGCGAAAGACTTCAACCGTATCGTTTGTACTTGTTTCAATGGTGCATCTAACATTGCCCAAGCCGGTGGTGTGGCTTGCGTTTCGCCTGAAGGCATTAAG GCCATGCATGAGGTGGTGGGATTCTACAAGGAAAACACCAGTATCATAGTCGACACATTTGATTCTCTAGGATTTAAGGTTTACGGAGGTAAAAATGCACCATATGTTTGGGTATACTTTCCGGGCCAAAGCTCATGGGATGTTTTCAGTGAGATTCTTGAGAGGACCGATGTTGTCGTCACTCCTGGCAGCGGTTTTGGACCTGGTGGCGAAGGTTTTATCAGAGTTAGTGCCTTCGGGCACAGGGAAAACGTTTTGGAAGCCTGTGAAAGATTCAAGCAGTTGTACAAGTAA
- the LOC140988232 gene encoding LL-diaminopimelate aminotransferase, chloroplastic-like isoform X1 produces MSVIQQNLSTSMASSASIFIANYSFENNKSTNISIPGKFKAVVKCVAAPERTAYKTKVSRNENMAKLQAGYLFPEIARRKAAHMLKHPDAQVISLGIGDTTEPIPEVITSAMSKRSYGLSTVEGYSGYGAEQGEKQLRASIASTYYADLGLDESDIFVSDGAKSDISRLQVLFGSKVRIAVQDPSYPAYVDSSVILGQTGLFQKDIEQFEKIEYMKCTPENGFFPDLSTVGRTDVIFFCSPNNPTGYAASRDQLTRLVQFAKENGSIIVYDSAYAMYVSDDSPRSIFEIPGAKEVALEVSSFSKYAGFTGVRLGWTAVPKELLYSDGFPVAKDFNRIVCTCFNGASNIAQAGGVACVSPEGIKAMHEVVGFYKENTSIIVDTFDSLGFKVYGGKNAPYVWVYFPGQSSWDVFSEILERTDVVVTPGSGFGPGGEGFIRVSAFGHRENVLEACERFKQLYK; encoded by the exons ATGTCTGTAATTCAACAGAATCTTTCCACATCTATGGCCTCTTCTGCCTCCATTTTCATCGCGAACTACAGCTTCGAGAACAACAA GTCCACGAATATTTCGATTCCTGGAAAATTTAAAGCGGTCGTGAAATGTGTTGCCGCGCCTGAGAGAACAG CTTACAAGACGAAAGTATCTCGCAACGAAAACATGGCTAAACTTCAAGCTGGCTACCTCTTCCCGGAG ATTGCCAGAAGAAAAGCTGCACACATGTTGAAACATCCTGATGCTCAGGTAATCAGCCTTGGAATTGGGGACACCACCGAGCCCATTccggaagttataacttctgcCATGTCGAAG CGATCGTATGGGCTGTCAACTGTAGAAGGTTACAGTGGTTATGGAGCTGAACAAGGAGAAAAA CAATTGAGAGCTTCCATTGCATCAACCTATTATGCAGACCTTGGCTTAGACGAAAGTGATATTTTTGTCTCCGACGGCGCAAAAAGTGACATTTCTCGCCTTCAg GTTCTTTTCGGATCTAAGGTGAGGATAGCTGTTCAAGACCCATCATACCCG GCGTATGTGGATTCAAGCGTAATTTTGGGTCAGACTGGGCTATTTCAGAAGGACATTGAGCAGTTTGAAAAAATTGAATACATGAAATGCACCCCAGAAAACGGTTTTTTCCCTGATTTATCCACCGTTGGTCGGACCGATGTCATATTTTTCTGTTCACCCAATAATCCAACTGGTTATGCTGCCTCAAGAGACCAGCTGACAAGACTTGTACAGTTTGCTAAAGAAAATGGATCAATCATAGTCTATGACTCTGCTTATGCTATGTATGTATCTGATGATAGTCCAAGATCCATTTTTGAAATACCTGGAGCTAAAGAG GTTGCGCTCGAAGTTTCTTCCTTTTCCAAGTATGCTGGTTTCACTGGAGTTCGTCTTGGTTGGACTGCAGTTCCAAAAGAGCTCCTGTATTCTGATGGATTTCCTGTGGCGAAAGACTTCAACCGTATCGTTTGTACTTGTTTCAATGGTGCATCTAACATTGCCCAAGCCGGTGGTGTGGCTTGCGTTTCGCCTGAAGGCATTAAG GCCATGCATGAGGTGGTGGGATTCTACAAGGAAAACACCAGTATCATAGTCGACACATTTGATTCTCTAGGATTTAAGGTTTACGGAGGTAAAAATGCACCATATGTTTGGGTATACTTTCCGGGCCAAAGCTCATGGGATGTTTTCAGTGAGATTCTTGAGAGGACCGATGTTGTCGTCACTCCTGGCAGCGGTTTTGGACCTGGTGGCGAAGGTTTTATCAGAGTTAGTGCCTTCGGGCACAGGGAAAACGTTTTGGAAGCCTGTGAAAGATTCAAGCAGTTGTACAAGTAA
- the LOC140988231 gene encoding squalene epoxidase 3-like isoform X1, producing MRRIPAVAELHFASIYITTISTCIQHNNISSNYRSSVHLIDYKMVVDQYIVGGLIALLFVFIFKRIIGLKTRYKDRCVDSSITARHAETGGEADIIIVGAGVSGAALAYTLGKQEGRRVHVIERDLSEPDRIVGEFLQPGGYLQLVEMGLEDCVGHIDAQRVFGFALYKDGRNAVLSFPLDKVGLNSYGRSFHNGRFIQRMREKAATLSNIRLEQGTVTSLIEEEGVVKGVQYKNKIGREMTDYAPLTIVCDGCFSNLRRFLCTPKVENQSFFIGLILENCELPFANHGHVILGDPSPILFYAISSTEIRCLVEIPGKKVPSIANGEMANYLKTVVAPQIPPRLHDFFNAAIDKGNIKTMPTRSMSANPHRTPGALLMGDAFNMRHPLTGGGMTVALSDVIILRDLLKPIHDLRNATTLMKYLESFYTLRKPVASTINILAGTAYKVFCEPPDQERQEIRRACFAYLSLGGIFSNGPVSLLSGLNPHPISLVPHFFALAFYGFGRLLLPIPSPKRIWLGAKFLLGASKFVLPIIKAEGVIQTLFHATFPAFYKAPSLD from the exons ATGAGAAGAATCCCTGCCGTTGCTGAACTGCACTTTGCCTCCATATATATCACCACCATATCAACTTGTATACAACACAATAATATTTCTTCGAACTATCGATCATCTGTACATTTGATCGATTATAAAATGGTGGTGGATCAGTATATTGTCGGTGGTTTGATTGCTCTGTTGTTCGTATTCATTTTTAAGAGAATCATAGGGTTGAAGACAAGATATAAAGATAGGTGCGTCGACAGCTCCATCACGGCCCGGCATGCTGAGACAGGCGGAGAGGCTGACATTATCATCGTGGGAGCTGGCGTGTCCGGGGCGGCTCTGGCTTATACTCTTGGCAAG CAGGAGGGTCGCCGAGTTCATGTCATTGAAAGAGACTTAAGCGAGCCAGATCGTATAGTTGGGGAATTTCTACAGCCTGGAGGGTACCTACAATTAGTTGAGATGGGTTTAGAAG ATTGTGTTGGTCATATTGACGCTCAACGAGTTTTTGGATTTGCCCTTTACAAGGATGGCAGAAATGCAGTGCTATCTTTTCCCTTGGACAAAGTTGGCTTAAATTCCTACGGGAGAAGTTTTCATAATGGCCGTTTCAtacagaggatgagagaaaagGCTGCCACTCTTTCAAA TATTAGACTCGAACAAGGAACGGTGACGTCCTTGATTGAGGAAGAGGGTGTGGTTAAAGGAGTGCAATACAAAAACAAGATTGGCCGAGAAATGACAGATTATGCTCCTCTAACCATTGTTTGTGATGGTTGTTTTTCAAACTTGAGACGCTTTCTCTGCACTCCCAAG GTGGaaaaccagtcttttttcaTTGGTTTGATCCTGGAGAATTGCGAGCTACCATTTGCTAATCATGGGCATGTAATTCTTGGAGATCCGTCACCGATCTTGTTTTATGCGATCAGCAGTACTGAGATCCGTTGTTTGGTTGAAATCCCCGGAAAGAAGGTGCCTTCCATTGCCAACGGTGAAATGGCTAATTACTTGAAGACAGTGGTGGCTCCGCAG ATTCCACCACGGCTGCATGATTTCTTTAATGCTGCGATTGATAAAGGAAACATAAAAACCATGCCAACCAGAAGCATGTCTGCGAATCCTCATCGCACTCCTGGTGCACTTTTGATGGGAGACGCCTTTAACATGCGTCATCCTCTAACCGGAGGAGGAATGACAGTCGCTCTATCAGATGTTATCATTCTTCGTGATCTTCTTAAACCTATACATGATTTACGCAACGCAACTACACTAATGAAGTATCTTGAATCCTTCTACACCCTTAGGAAG CCTGTGGCATCTACAATTAACATATTAGCTGGAACTGCTTATAAAGTTTTTTGTGAACCTCCAGACCAAGAAAGGCAGGAAATACGACGGGCCTGTTTCGCCTATTTGAGTCTTGGAGGCATTTTCTCCAATGGCCCTGTGTCTTTGCTTTCTGGTCTGAATCCACACCCTATAAGCCTCGTTCCCCATTTCTTCGCTCTTGCTTTCTATGGCTTTGGCCGATTATTGCTGCCGATTCCTTCTCCAAAAAGGATTTGGTTGGGAGCTAAATTTCTCTTG GGCGCATCGAAATTTGTTTTGCCAATAATAAAGGCAGAGGGAGTCATACAAACCCTCTTCCATGCTACTTTTCCAGCGTTCTACAAAGCTCCCTCGCTTGATTAA
- the LOC140988950 gene encoding protein TUNICAMYCIN INDUCED 1 encodes MESRFRSPYLAASFCLVLILIRVSSSAASVTTQDFDAVYPKAIKDLKETVVKGLGFQSDEIKISRFDLRDALVGKSVAYEFDVEIDNQVLPFQLLEDVKRWEYVDLPIFQMEDPRKPGYENRLVDRRRLDDQMPVLAPFQLAGPMELWIQDAKDMRISLPHDVDAGVLKKVILADGAVVTVTGARSVSLRNPLELPLPLNRTNNAFAWGLLTLAKHLRHAASSPNGPLVSLRIVGPTSLTSPSSSSSSTNKLKLKRLAPGLVELSSASKRNFMESNNMGIDLKGEATALLTPDQFSTLWPVTSISGSNSNLLGFEALLSSVLGPKANKEGAFKLLKADVSAQTFVKISFGVEKKIKDGNEFSFDGFPEWRTKPKSVMMHFEVLAKVDGNKVVPEKVVQVNPVIAEDSVAPNILNGNTSMSKIPIVYTPQNPFSL; translated from the exons ATGGAATCGCGGTTTCGATCGCCGTATCTTGCTGCATCGTTTTGTTTGGTTTTGATTTTAATTCGAGTCTCGTCATCTGCTGCCTCGGTTACCACCCAAGATTTCGATGCTGTGTATCCTAAGGCTATTAAG GATTTGAAGGAAACCGTCGTGAAGGGATTAGGGTTCCAATCCGACGAAATTAAGATATCACGTTTCGATTTGAGGGACGCTTTGGTGGGGAAGTCAGTAGCATATGAATTCGACGTCGAGATAGATAATCAAGTTTTACCCTTTCAACTGTTGGAGGATGTGAAGCGTTGGGAATACGTGGATCTGCCCATTTTTCAAATGGAAGATCCGAGAAAGCCCGGGTACGAAAATAGGCTCGTGGACAGGCGGCGATTGGATGATCAGATGCCAGTTCTTGCTCCTTTTCAATTGGCGGGTCCAATGGAGCTCTGGATTCAGGATGCCAAGGACATGAGAATTTCTTTGCCT CATGATGTGGATGCTGGTGTGCTAAAGAAAGTCATCCTGGCAGATGGTGCGGTGGTCACTGTAACGGGTGCTAGATCAGTAAGCCTGCGGAATCCTCTCGAGCTTCCACTTCCATTGAATCGAACAAATAATGCTTTTGCTTGGGGCCTTTTGACTCTGGCAAAGCATCTGCGACATGCTGCTTCTTCCCCCAATGGTCCTCTCGTTTCCCTTCGAATTGTTGGCCCGACATCGCTCACGTCCCCTTCTTCATCGTCGTCTTCCACCAACAAACTCAAGCTTAAGCGCCTTGCCCCTGGTCTAGTTGAGCTTTCCTCAGCATCAAAGAGAAACTTCATGGAATCAAACAATATGG GCATTGATCTCAAAGGAGAAGCAACCGCTCTTCTCACACCTGACCAGTTTAGCACATTGTGGCCTGTCACATCCATTAGTGGCTCGAACTCGAACTTGCTTGGTTTCGAAGCGCTGCTCTCTTCTGTTTTGGGCCCCAAAGCTAACAAGGAGGGTGCCTTTAAGCTTTTGAAGGCTGATGTATCTGCCCAAACTTTTGTAAAGATAAGTTTTGGAGTTGAGAAGAAGATAAAAGACGGGAATGAATTCTCGTTTGATGGATTCCCAGAATGGAGAACTAAGCCTAAGTCTGTAATGATGCATTTTGAGGTGTTGGCTAAGGTTGATGGGAATAAGGTTGTTCCAGAGAAGGTCGTACAGGTGAATCCTGTGATAGCAGAAGATTCTGTGGCACCCAACATCCTAAACGGTAACACCTCCATGTCTAAGATTCCTATAGTTTATACACCTCAGAATCCGTTCTCACTTTGA